gccagcagccacaGTCAAGGGCACTCAGAGTGTCCTGAAGAGCACGTGGATACAGGGACCAGCAGCTTCCAGGGAGGAGAAGACAAAAGActgtgggagcagggcaggtgtccctggcagtgcctacctggcaggaagagctgctggctccGGACAGTGTTCttctcagggctgcaggaagaTGGTAACGTCTCCACTGCTACTGAGACAGGAGCCAGAGCCAAAGCTTGCGACAACACTCCCCAATTCTGCATGCAGCACTTCAAGCCTCCACAGCAAGCTCCCTCCACAGTCAACCTGAGCCCCATTTTCCTCTCAGCACTTCCATCCAGACTACTGCTGCTCTAAAATCTTCCCAGACCCCTCAAACAAAGATGTCTGTAAGCTGACTCCCACATTTGGGATGCTGGTGTGGTGCTGGATGGATGGTGGCCATGAGGACAGGGCTGTGTTTCCACAAAGAGACATACCACTGTGCCCTCTGGGCGCAGGCAGGGTCTCTTCTGCCTGCGGGGGTCTGATGCAGACCCTGGCCAGCTCTGAGAACGGGCCAGCCTGAACGGGGAAGTGATGGgcagcagctcttctgctgGCCTACTGGGACTGGTGAGAATAAACCACCTGGGGTGAagccctctcctgctgcagctgaacTGGGGGGCCTAGGGCACTTTAGGTGGGGGTGATCCCATGAAGGTGGCAGGAGCTGCTAGCTCTCCCTTCTTCTAAACTCACCACGGACCTTCCAGGCGCCTCTCCAGGCTCTCGATGCAGCCGGCCATGCCGAAGATCAGCGCCTGCAACTGGCTGCGCGCCTCGGCGGCGGGCAGCTGGGCGAGGGCCAGGGCCGGGCACCGCGGCTCCTCCGGCAGCCGCAGCATGGCCGAATCCGGACCCAGGCTCAGCGCGGCGGCCCCATGACCCAGGGCGGCCCTGCGGGGAGCGGGGGTGAGGGGAGCGGGAGAGAGAAGGAGCCCCGGGCGAGGTGGGGCCTAGGGTGGGGGGAGCACGGGGCGAGAGGGTGCCCGTGACGGGGGAGGTCCCAAGGCGGCGGCACCGACCTGAGCATCGCGCCGCGCTCCTCCGGCGAGCACCgctgcagagggagaggaggagaagaacGTGTCCAACACGGCCTAGCCTAGGTCCAGATCCATCTCTGCCCCGCCGGCACCCCAGGTCTCAACCCCGGGCTGTCCCACCGCCCCCTGTCCCCCGGTACATACACAGCCGCGCACCGGGCAGCCACCGAGCTCCCCGGCCCAGACCTCCATCGCGTCGGTCACACTGCGGGAGGAAGCAGCTCAGGTAAGGGCCCCCGCGCGGCTCCGTGTCCGCTCCCCACCTGCTCCTTCTCCCGCCCCGCTCTCACAAGACAGTGCCGTCGGGTCCGCAGTAGCAGAGGAATCGGCCAGTCTCGGCTCGGAGCAAATGAAAAGGCCCTACCGGTTCCTCCATGACAGCGTCGGAAAGGGGGGTGGAAGGGGCGGGTACAAAGGGGGGGCGGGAGCGCCGTatcctgcccagggctgggcccGGCAGCTCCGCCATGGTGAACCTCGGTGTGCGGCGGGTGGAGGATGATGTGGCCGCCAAGCACCCGGTGCGCCGCGCGGGGGACGGGCTGGGGGGCCTGGAGGGGCTGAGGCTGAGGGGGTCGGGTGGGCTTCCGGCCCCCGCGCTGACGCATCCTCGCAGGCGCTGCAGCAGTACGCGGCCTGCCAGTCTCACGCCTTCATGAAGGGCATCGGCACCTTCCTGGCAGGTATAGGCCGGTCCAGCCACTCCGGCATTCCCCGGGATGTCCTTGGCCGCTCCCCCGGGGGCAGCGGGAACGTCCGGTAACCCCGGCCCCCGTCTCTGCAGGCAGCGGGGCCGCCTTCGCAGTGCAGAAGCTGGCGCGGCAGAAGCTGCCGTACGGCCCGCAGTGgagcctgctgctggctgcGGGTAAGTACCCAGCCCGAGCGGTAGGGGGGTGTTTGCCACTGTTATGGGGGTTCGTCTCTGGCTCCAGCCACCTCCCTGTGCCCCGGcccccagggctcaggagggTTCGCGGCAGCAGACAGGTGCTGCTGGCGCTCCCAGGAGCACTTCGGCCGCTCCAGCTGCAGGGTCCCTCGGAAGCTACGTGGTAACCAGAGCTGAGACGCAGAAATGTTCCAACTTTTGGATTTACCTGGAGACAGGCAAGTCCCCACAAGAGCTCGCCGTGACTGGTCAGCCCGCAGGTACAGTCATATCTTCCTAGTGCTTTCCCTGAGCTTGTCATGCCTGGTTCTTCTCTGTTGCaataattattttgctgttCCTGTCTTGTAAGCTGGTGACTGTCATTGCCAAAATCTCACCCCGGCACCCTGCAGCCAAGGGGTGGGAGCCAGGAGCACCCATGGTGGGTGGAGCTCCTTACCTGGTTTCATGCCTCTCCCATCCCTCTGTGCACCTGGCACAGTGGGTtcctcagcagggctggtgaTGTGGGCTGGGTGCACTTGCTGCCGCCTCCTGCCCCGTCTGCTTTGGGTATTCATGAAAGCCAGCACAAAAGGCTCATTTGCTGGAGGAAGGAGTAGGTaagggatggagagagcagcTGAGGTGTGGAGGGATTTGCTGCTCAGTAGGGTGGCAGAACTGGAGGGGCATCAAGACAAGTGCTGCTGGACAGTTCTGCTCACTCCTCTCTCCCACACGTGAGCTCCTAAAGCTAGGCCAACTTGAAGAGGCTTAATGTGCTTCACCAAGGCTCTGTGGTTCTTTTCCCACCCTTGGCAAACTTACCAGGGTGGGTGCTTGAAGGTCCAGGGAACTTGTACTTTCTTGTTGCAGAAAACCTCCCCTGTGCAGAGGACAGGGATAGCATCGCAGCACTGGTGAAGAGGAACAGGTACGGTGACGTGGTGGAGTagccagcagagcacagcattCCGTGCCCATGTCCTGCTTCACTCCCTCCTGCCTGTCCAACCTGATGCTGCCCATGCTGCCTGTGAGGGTGGTAGGCGTGGTGACACTGCTGGAAAGCTCAGAGGACTTGATCCTGCAGTGAGAGCATGGTGGAGATACCTCAGGGATTGCTGCTGCCTGTCCCATGGCCTCTGCACATTGCACTGCAGGTACAATAAAAGTTGAGAGCTGAAGGCACTCGTTGTCGATGAGGTGAAGGACAGAGCAGGTCATGAATGCTGACCTGAGGCAACCTCTGCAGTGAATGCTGGAGCAGATTGCTTTGGTCCCTCTGTGGTGATGGCTGTCACAGTCAGCACCTAGATTGCTCTGAAACGGCTGCAGGCATTGACAGGTTTGGGCAAAGTTGTGAGGGCAGAGCTGTTGCTGTGTCCCCTATGTTTCCTAATCCCAGCCAGTCCCCCTGTCCcttcactgcagcagcaaggTTTTTCATACTTACCTGAATAGGCCCGAGTTGAGCCTCACAGCTGGGTGGCCTCTGGGGTGTTTTGTTCCTCTACAACAGGGGTGACCGTGTGCTCAGGGCCCCTCTCTGCAGTGCTCACCTGACATTGGCTAGTCCCAGATTGCCCATCCAGATCCATAACTACTCAGCAAGGTAAAGGTACTGTGTAGAATGCCATGCACACAGTGCGCCATGTGGGGGTTTTCCATGTCAGACTCCAAGTCTTGACTAGGTAAATTGTCTGCTCTTGGTGGATGTCCAGCTCTgattcagctgcagctgaagagaAAACTCAGCCTGAATTTTGGGAGCTGCCCGGGTTCTTGGAGCAGGGTTTCATCTTCAGGAACAAGTGCCTTTTCCTTGTGATAGATAGGCCCTGAACCTCACCAGAGGAGGGAGTCCCTGAGCTGAGGAGATGAAGAGCTTGGGGAGGAAACTGGGCTTGGGGATTCACAGCATCATCTGAACTGGAATCAGGTTTGCCCTGTGCAGAGAGATGGGGAGCAGCCAGTGGAAAGCTGAAAgcaaagtgctgcagggaaCAGGTGTGTTAATTAAAGCATGGCATTCCAGGagttcagctggagcagggaagggtgTTGGGAAGTTAGCAAACCCACAGAGTGGAGTTGGTGCAGTCAGCAGGAGCAAAGAGGGCAGTGAGAACTGCAGCTCCCTACAGCCAGTTCTCTCCAGTGTTTGTGGAACGTGCAAGGTAGGGGGAGGCTTCCCAAAGGATTGAAGGCTGGGACCAGTCCCATGCAGCTGCCGAGAACCGCAGTGTGTGTCCTGGTGCCTCTGAATGGCCAgtgactgcagcagcaaacGTGAGCTGCTTTGCTGCCGCCCTTGAGCGCCAGTGCTGGGCCCTGTCGGTGAAGGCTGCTGGCAGGTTGTtttgctgggggctgtggcagTGAGGGACAGCTTGAATTGCCTGCTCCCAGCTTTGGGGTGACTGCACCTCCAGCACTGGGGAAACATGAGCTTGGCAACTGTGGCTGGCTGGAGTTCCTCCACCTCCAGGTGGACGTGCATCTGGAGTGAGACTTCCAGCCCACCTTGGTCTATTTGAGGTTGCCTCCAGGCTGGTAGAGtgcacagagccctgctggTGTCTCAGTACTGGATGGGCTGCAAGGGCTGAGCTCTTCGGGCATGATCTTCGAGCCAGACATGTGGCTGAGGGACTCTGTCCTCATGGGACTGCCAGGCTGAACTGCCTGTTGCTGATCACAAGCCACTGAGCCATAGCAGTGGTTACAAAGGTTTATttcagattattaaaaaaactcaaaacaaacaaaaccaaaccttcATGTTTGTACATCCCTGTTACTCAATTGGAAATGAAGGTGAATCCTCCTAGCTGCCTGGTGTGGGGTGATGCCAGGCTCAAATCCcagtgcagagcaaagccccaCATTGTGGGAGCCCATCAGCTCTGTGCCAGCATAGCCATgcaccacagagctgcaggaactggGGTGTGCAGGAGTCTCTGGCTGTGGCAGAGGCAAGTCTGGCATAGGAACCATGGGGATAGTGAAGGCACCATGTCTGGTTGTTGAAGTGGGACCTGGAAGCTGCCATCTTCCCACATATAATTGTTGCCAAGTCCTTACCCAAAGCTGAGGCAAATGGTCAAGGCCAAGACCTTGCCTTTGGGAAGGTCAGTGGGGTTTGTGTGTCAGCCAGAAAGACACCACGGGCTTCAGGTGATGCCCAGAGTTCCCCAGGGGGCAGGGCTGATGTTCTGGGGACAGGCTAGTGATGTCAGCTATGAGGACTAGTGTAAGTAATATTCCCCATTCATACACATACACATGAGAATGAATCCTGTCGTTGCTTGGGCTCATTGGCCCAGTTCAGCTCAGCTCTGGTGGCAAAAAGATGTCCTAGCTCTGAATGTCCCATTCCCAAGCCTGCTCCAGGGTCCATCCCTGAGTAGTGCTGGGAAAAACCCTTCTCCCACAGGGCCAGTGATCCTCTCCTGTCCTTCATTGCCTGCAGCTTGAGGGCAAGGGGAGGGCAAAAGGGGACAGCTTTCCTTCTGGGACGGTGTCAGGCCTTGGAGGAGGACATTGAGCACTTGCCACATACCAAGCATTCAGACTGTGGAGCCTCCAGCAGGTAGGATGGTGCTGGTCCTGCAGCTATGgcccaccctgtccctgccatcAGATTATGCTGGACTTGCTGTGCCGGAGCAGGCAGATGGCAGTCACCAGGGATGTCAGGGTGGTGACCACAAAGAGCAGGATGAGGATGACCCAGTAGTTGTACAACATGCTTTTGTGGGAGGAGGGCTTTTCTGCCGGGATCATGTTGGTGAGATTCAGCATGTAGCCCAGGGCCCAGCCAATGGAGGTTTCTCCTGCCTGTGGAAACAGCATGGCATGGTCACCAGCCAGCCAGTCCAGCTGCATGGGCCTCAGGAGACCtcaaaatcatagaatgatggaatcatTGAAGTTGGAAAAGACATCTAAGATCATGGAGTCTAACCT
This genomic window from Poecile atricapillus isolate bPoeAtr1 chromosome 20, bPoeAtr1.hap1, whole genome shotgun sequence contains:
- the PAXX gene encoding protein PAXX isoform X4 encodes the protein MAELPGPALGRIRRSRPPFVPAPSTPLSDAVMEEPVGPFHLLRAETGRFLCYCGPDGTVFVTDAMEVWAGELGGCPVRGCRCSPEERGAMLRAALGHGAAALSLGPDSAMLRLPEEPRCPALALAQLPAAEARSQLQALIFGMAGCIESLERRLEALRRTLSGASSSSCQTPAPGRVVLLAQLCQPKGRSMGSLSLTLVSKARGRHLE
- the PAXX gene encoding protein PAXX isoform X1 → MAELPGPALGRIRRSRPPFVPAPSTPLSDAVMEEPVGPFHLLRAETGRFLCYCGPDGTVFVTDAMEVWAGELGGCPVRGCRCSPEERGAMLRAALGHGAAALSLGPDSAMLRLPEEPRCPALALAQLPAAEARSQLQALIFGMAGCIESLERRLEVAVETLPSSCSPEKNTVRSQQLFLPDPSPRKSSASGSALPAKRKVHGESLINPGFKSKRAPSGVNFEDS
- the PAXX gene encoding protein PAXX isoform X3, whose translation is MAELPGPALGRIRRSRPPFVPAPSTPLSDAVMEEPVGPFHLLRAETGRFLCYCGPDGTVFVTDAMEVWAGELGGCPVRGCRCSPEERGAMLRAALGHGAAALSLGPDSAMLRLPEEPRCPALALAQLPAAEARSQLQALIFGMAGCIESLERRLEGPCPEKNTVRSQQLFLPDPSPRKSSASGSALPAKRKVHGESLINPGFKSKRAPSGVNFEDS
- the PAXX gene encoding protein PAXX isoform X2, which codes for MAELPGPALGRIRRSRPPFVPAPSTPLSDAVMEEPVGPFHLLRAETGRFLCYCGPDGTVFVTDAMEVWAGELGGCPVRGCRCSPEERGAMLRAALGHGAAALSLGPDSAMLRLPEEPRCPALALAQLPAAEARSQLQALIFGMAGCIESLERRLEAVETLPSSCSPEKNTVRSQQLFLPDPSPRKSSASGSALPAKRKVHGESLINPGFKSKRAPSGVNFEDS
- the PAXX gene encoding protein PAXX isoform X6; protein product: MAELPGPALGRIRRSRPPFVPAPSTPLSDAVMEEPVGPFHLLRAETGRFLCYCGPDGTVFVTDAMEVWAGELGGCPVRGCRCSPEERGAMLRAALGHGAAALSLGPDSAMLRLPEEPRCPALALAQLPAAEARSQLQALIFGMAGCIESLERRLEGPCSGDVTIFLQP
- the PAXX gene encoding protein PAXX isoform X5, whose protein sequence is MAELPGPALGRIRRSRPPFVPAPSTPLSDAVMEEPVGPFHLLRAETGRFLCYCGPDGTVFVTDAMEVWAGELGGCPVRGCRCSPEERGAMLRAALGHGAAALSLGPDSAMLRLPEEPRCPALALAQLPAAEARSQLQALIFGMAGCIESLERRLEGPCSSGDVTIFLQP
- the TMEM141 gene encoding transmembrane protein 141 isoform X1, encoding MVNLGVRRVEDDVAAKHPALQQYAACQSHAFMKGIGTFLAGSGAAFAVQKLARQKLPYGPQWSLLLAAAAGSLGSYVVTRAETQKCSNFWIYLETGKSPQELAVTGQPAENLPCAEDRDSIAALVKRNRYGDVVE
- the TMEM141 gene encoding transmembrane protein 141 isoform X2 — encoded protein: MVNLGVRRVEDDVAAKHPAAGPPSQCRSWRGRSCRTARSGACCWLRTGAAGAPRSTSAAPAAGSLGSYVVTRAETQKCSNFWIYLETGKSPQELAVTGQPAENLPCAEDRDSIAALVKRNRYGDVVE
- the TMEM141 gene encoding transmembrane protein 141 isoform X3 is translated as MMWPPSTRYRPVQPLRHSPGCPWPLPRGQRERPVTPAPVSAGSGAAFAVQKLARQKLPYGPQWSLLLAAAAGSLGSYVVTRAETQKCSNFWIYLETGKSPQELAVTGQPAENLPCAEDRDSIAALVKRNRYGDVVE